TGCCAGACGCGAACTGATGTGTATCCACCATGAAACAGGAGGCTGCCATCGCCGCTCGAATACAGTGTATTGATTGGTTGCATCATAGCCTCATAGCCTCCCAGTTTTATGGCATATTCTTTGGGGTGTCAAGTTGCAGTTTGCCTGCCAGTCGCCCTGTTTTCACTTTTCGTATCTCGATGCCACCACTTTTCAACGCGACGGCGAGTCTTTCACCGTTCGGGTGAAATTCGATCTCAAGCGCTTGTGATGCCAGCTTGATCCGTCGCACAGCGCTGTCTGGCTGTTCCATATCCCGCAGGCTAATGCTGCTGTCGAAGCGGGTCTCTGCCAGCAGCATCTCAACAGGGTGAGCGCAAACGACACTGAACCCGGAGGGCAGTTCATGTATTCGTGTTCGGTTGCCAGTGGTGAGGTCATAGATATTCAGGGTTGACCCATATGGACTCATCAACCAATGATGTTCACGCGAGAAGAAAAGGTATGATGGGAAACCGTCTCTACCGCCGTCAAAATGGTAGGCTTCTTGCCCATCGTCCAGCCGCACACAGACACCACCGTTCCAATCGAAACCACCACCGCTCACATAGTAGATAATCGCAAGATGCTGGTTATCAGGAGCGATCAGCCAGTTTTCCAGAATCGCATCTTCATGGATCGTCGTCTGGAGATCAATCGTTCTTGAAGGTATAACCCCAAAGACATCATCCAACCGAATGAGATGCCGGTAGCGGTCTGCCATCCCATGAAACCGCTGGTGCAGGGGATAGGTATCCGGTGATATACTGGCAAAGCCCAACGGTTCGCACCGCACAGCATCCCACAGGGTAAATTGCGGTTCAGGGATTGGGTCTGTCAGAAAAGTTTGTCGCCCTTCGCCCGAACGGGCTGCAATGTCGCGTTTTACCCAATCCTGATCCATAAGGCGGGTGATGAAGGTTTTTCCATCGTCGGCGATTCCAAACAACTCACCGTCAGCCACCCCGCGCAGGCGGGCATTCTCGACATCCCACACGAACACCTGCTGCTGAACCGAATGAAGCAGCGTCGCCCCATCACGACTAAAAGCCAGATTCTTCAACAGCGCGGCGGGACTGGCAAAACGCGGCACATCAGTGGTCTGTCGCATCCTTATCCTATCCTTGTCTCGCAATGACACCCAATAATTCGAGGGGTCATGTTCCCTTGAAGCATC
This genomic interval from Anaerolineales bacterium contains the following:
- a CDS encoding WD40 repeat domain-containing protein, whose protein sequence is MTQDEHIDPFDYIDKSDKYYDYYDTVVKRANGDVLIVRWHCDFLPGDPPYRLSMGIQEEIPLAGVMPDSRKHAERIAATLEGGDKPLHGKSWEYYREDAATQRGKAALIQPPEYKIHYFRDVIWKRADGEVVVLRTSCLVLSVKRKQVFIRSLPEEEISQIELTDEARKRVFSLAAHLVGGAQKSRCDFTWSDASREHDPSNYWVSLRDKDRIRMRQTTDVPRFASPAALLKNLAFSRDGATLLHSVQQQVFVWDVENARLRGVADGELFGIADDGKTFITRLMDQDWVKRDIAARSGEGRQTFLTDPIPEPQFTLWDAVRCEPLGFASISPDTYPLHQRFHGMADRYRHLIRLDDVFGVIPSRTIDLQTTIHEDAILENWLIAPDNQHLAIIYYVSGGGFDWNGGVCVRLDDGQEAYHFDGGRDGFPSYLFFSREHHWLMSPYGSTLNIYDLTTGNRTRIHELPSGFSVVCAHPVEMLLAETRFDSSISLRDMEQPDSAVRRIKLASQALEIEFHPNGERLAVALKSGGIEIRKVKTGRLAGKLQLDTPKNMP